From a region of the Takifugu flavidus isolate HTHZ2018 chromosome 18, ASM371156v2, whole genome shotgun sequence genome:
- the mpg gene encoding DNA-3-methyladenine glycosylase isoform X2, producing the protein MDTAFPRCSMHRPAVLTRRCADGTELRGRIVETEAYLGGEDKASHSAGGKRTERNTAMFMKPGTIYVYPIYGIYLCMNVSSEEEGAAVLLRSLEPLQGHAAMRQLRAARRKEGARQLKDKELCNGPSKLCQALDIRRCFDRRDLASDPEVWLESDASTIPVETPSVVAAPRIGIESHGEWAQKPLRFYLRGHPCVSVVNKEAERESGNPVKHSSPTEF; encoded by the exons ATGGATACAGCATTCCCACGCTGCTCCATGCATCGACCCGCG GTGTTGACCCGCAGGTGTGCGGATGGTACCGAGCTGCGGGGGAGGATAGTGGAGACTGAAGCCTACCTTGGGGGGGAGGACAAAGCCTCCCACTCGGCAGGAGGCAAGCGCACAGAGAGGAATACAGCCATGTTCATGAAGCCTGGCACCATCTACGTGTATCCAATCTATGGCATCTACCTCTGCATGAACGTGTCCAGTGAAG AGGAgggtgctgctgtgctactgcgCTCCCTGGAGCCCCTGCAGGGCCACGCCGCCATGAGGCAGCTGAGGGCAGCCAGGCGCAAAGAAGGAGCCCGCCAGCTGAAGGACAAGGAGCTTTGCAATGGACCGTCTAAACTGTGCCAGGCTCTAGACATACGCCGCTGCTTCGACCGGCGAGACCTCGCCTCCGACCCAGAGGTGTGGCTGGAGTCTGACGCCAGCACGATTCCCGTTGAGACCCCGTCTGTAGTCGCAGCGCCGCGGATTGGAATAGAATCGCACGGGGAGTGGGCTCAGAAGCCTTTACGGTTTTATCTGCGTGGGCACCCCTGTGTCAGTGTGGTgaacaaagaagcagagagagagtcTGGAAACCCAGTGAAGCATTCAAGTCCCACGGAATTCTGA
- the mpg gene encoding DNA-3-methyladenine glycosylase isoform X1, with protein MAGRKRKMLALGETAAPGRDVNKRVNKSDLNGSHPEPKRASTCETDRSAEAERSRYFPDNNPQSKLGEDFFSQACISLAKALLGKVLTRRCADGTELRGRIVETEAYLGGEDKASHSAGGKRTERNTAMFMKPGTIYVYPIYGIYLCMNVSSEEEGAAVLLRSLEPLQGHAAMRQLRAARRKEGARQLKDKELCNGPSKLCQALDIRRCFDRRDLASDPEVWLESDASTIPVETPSVVAAPRIGIESHGEWAQKPLRFYLRGHPCVSVVNKEAERESGNPVKHSSPTEF; from the exons ATGGCTGGGAGAAAACGAAAGATGTTAGCTTTGGGAGAAACAGCAGCACCCGGAAGGGATGTAAATAAACGTGTGAACAAGTCCGATTTAAATGGTTCACATCCTGAACCGAAAAGGGCTTCTACTTGTGAAACTGATCGGAGCGCTGAAGCAGAACGAAGCCGTTATTTCCCGGATAATAACCCGCAGAGCAAATTAGGAGAGGATTTTTTTAGTCAGGCTTGCATCAGTTTGGCGAAAGCGCTGCTCGGCAAG GTGTTGACCCGCAGGTGTGCGGATGGTACCGAGCTGCGGGGGAGGATAGTGGAGACTGAAGCCTACCTTGGGGGGGAGGACAAAGCCTCCCACTCGGCAGGAGGCAAGCGCACAGAGAGGAATACAGCCATGTTCATGAAGCCTGGCACCATCTACGTGTATCCAATCTATGGCATCTACCTCTGCATGAACGTGTCCAGTGAAG AGGAgggtgctgctgtgctactgcgCTCCCTGGAGCCCCTGCAGGGCCACGCCGCCATGAGGCAGCTGAGGGCAGCCAGGCGCAAAGAAGGAGCCCGCCAGCTGAAGGACAAGGAGCTTTGCAATGGACCGTCTAAACTGTGCCAGGCTCTAGACATACGCCGCTGCTTCGACCGGCGAGACCTCGCCTCCGACCCAGAGGTGTGGCTGGAGTCTGACGCCAGCACGATTCCCGTTGAGACCCCGTCTGTAGTCGCAGCGCCGCGGATTGGAATAGAATCGCACGGGGAGTGGGCTCAGAAGCCTTTACGGTTTTATCTGCGTGGGCACCCCTGTGTCAGTGTGGTgaacaaagaagcagagagagagtcTGGAAACCCAGTGAAGCATTCAAGTCCCACGGAATTCTGA